The nucleotide sequence TTTGTGTTATGAACACCTACAATTACCAAATTGTAACCGTTCAATTTTTTCATCATCTCATCAGCGGCTTCTTCCGTAAAAATCCGAGGTATGTTAAAATTATCAATCTGGGTATACTTACCCATTGTTTTTTGGAAAACCGTTTCACTTTTAGAACCGATCGATAGAGCAGCGATTTTCAACGTATCTAATCGTTGCAATGGCAAAATATTGTTGTTATTCTTCAATAATGTAATAGCATCTTCTATCAACTTTCTTTTAATCATTACATCATCCGAACCATTTAAGTCTTCATAGATGCCTTTCATTTTTATTGGCTTATAATGATCAAGGCCAACCCATTGTTTTGCATATAAAATTCGTTTACACCTTTCATTTATATCTTCTTGGGTTAAGATGCCTTTTTTAATCGCTTTCTTAATCTCTTTAAATGCCGTAGGTACATCTTCCGAGAAGAGCAAAATATCGTTTCCTGCTTTAAGAGCTTCAACATCCACTAGGCCAGGCTTATAAAAATTAGTTACCCCCCGCATATTTAAGGCATCAGTAAAAATCAACCCCTTAAAGCCAAGTGTATCTCTAAGCAATCCAGTAATAATTGGTTCAGAAAGTGTAGATGCAACATTCTTTCGATTATCTAAGGCTGGAATAAACAAATGGGCAACCATCACGCTAGATAATCCTTGTTTCATCAACTCCTTAAAAGGATAAATCTCAATACTATCTAATCTTGCTCTATCGTGTTTAATTATCGGTAATGCCTTATGCGAATCCGTGTCGGTATCTCCATGTCCAGGAAAATGTTTAGCTACAGCCAATACCTTTTCGTCCTGCAAACCTTTCATATAAGCAATACCCTTTTCCGATACATTGTGCTTATCCTCACCAAACGACCTACTATTTATAACCGGATTGTTCGGATTGTTATTAACGTCAATAACAGGAGCGAGATTTACGTGCACCCCAATACGCTTGCATTGTTCAGCAACTTTTTTACCCATCTCATATATAGATCCATTATCCTGAATTGCACCCATCGTCATCTGACGCGGATAAGAAACTGTACTGTCTAAACGCATACCCAATCCCCATTCGGCATCCATAGATATCATCAATGGCACATTGGATTTCGCTTGGTACTCGTTTGTTAGTTTAGCCTGACGTGAAGGGCCACCTTGAAAGAAAATTAAACCACCTAAATGGTAATCTTTTATTAGCTTATTAATTTGAGAAACATGTTTGTCGCCCTTGTTGGAATAAGCTGCTATCATAAATAGCTGTCCCAGCCGCTCTTCATCAGAGAGACTCTCAAAGACACTATCGGCCCAAGCATTTTCACAACAATTAAAAGGAGGGCCAAGTTCCTCCGCCGAAAGCAAACTTTCTGACTGATTTAACAAGCTACTTACTATTAACAACAGAACAGTAAACAAAGAAACCTTTACAACACGCATAAATACTAGGGTTTGGTTAAAATTAAATATTAATTAAAGGCTCGTTTTTGGTGGCTTATTAACTTATCAACAATACCTATGTTTATTATTTAACTCATTCCAAAACTTGAACACATTATGTACCTTTGAAGGAACAACACTAACAAATGGCGTTTAAAGCTCCCAAGATTCCTTCTTTTTTTCATACGCCTAAACATAGGCGATTCGATTACACACCCATTTCATACAATCCAGAGGAGGAAAAAAGAAAAATCAGTGCTTATCGTAACATCCTGCCTAGTGATCAAGAACTAAAAGATCTACCAAATACAGACTTACTAAGTTTTAGACGATCTGAGAAAAGAGGCAAGAACATTCGCCTAGCAATTATTGTTTGTGTATTAGCATGTGCTACTTATATGTTGATCAAATAAATTAAAGTATGTCGAATATAATTCAGCTTCTTCCTGATGTAGTTGCAAACCAAATTGCAGCCGGTGAAGTTATCCAGAGACCCGCTTCCACAGTTAAGGAATTAATGGAAAATGCAATCGATGCAGAAGCCTTAACTATTCAACTAATTATTAAAGATGCCGGCAAATCTTTGATTCAAGTTATTGATGATGGTAAAGGCATGTCGGAAGTAGATTTACGGATGAGTATCGAAAGACATGCGACTTCTAAAATCAAATTAGCAGCAGACCTATTTGCTTTAAATACTTTTGGCTTTAGAGGTGAAGCCCTCGCTTCCATATCTGCTATTTCTCACATGGTAATAAATTCAAAACCAGATAATAATGACCTCGGATCTCAATTAATAGTTGAAGGTGGAAAAGTAAAAAGCCAAGAACCAGATCACTGCGCAAAAGGAACCTGCATATCCATTAAAAACCTATTCTATAATGTACCTGCAAGAAGAAATTTTCTTAAATCTGATGCCGTAGAAACGAAGCATATTATTGAAGAATTCTTAAAAGTTGCTCTAATTAATCCGGATAAACAATTTGAACTTCACCACAACAACAGTGAAATATATCACCTCCCGAGTGGTCCTTTCAGACAACGTATTGTAGACATATTCGGCAAAGGATACAATCAAAAATTAGTACCGGTAAATGAAGACACAAACATTTTAAAAATTAGCGGTTTTATAGGCAAACCCGAATTCGCAAAAAAGACAAGAGGAGAACAATACTTCTTCGTGAACAACAGATACATCAAAAGTAGTTATTTACATCATGCCGTTAATAGCGCTTACGATCAATTACTTCCTCATAAAAACCACCCATCCTACTTCCTCACACTAGAAATCGATCCTTCTTTAATTGATATTAATATTCATCCGACTAAGAACGAAATTAAATTTGAAAACGAAAGGGAGATATATGCAATCGTTATGGCTACTGTCAAGAATTCTCTTGGCAAATACAACATAGTGCCTTCAATTGATTTCGAGATGGAAGCGGACATCACCCCAAATTCCATTTCTTTAAATCACCATATAGTAGAACCTAAAATCAGTGTAGATACGGACTACAACCCTTTCAGTACCGATTCTTCGAATTCATCCTCTAGTAATCGAGATCTTATTCCTAAATCTAAAAAATCCCCATTAGAAAAATCGAACATCGAAAATTGGGGAAAAATGTTTGCTCAACAGGAGGTAATCGTTGATAACAATACAGATCTCATCTTTCAACCAGAGAATGAAGAGCAGGGCTTTTTAAATGAATCTTGGCAAAGTGATACACTAGATGAAAAATCTACTCCAACTAACTTTCAGGTATTGAATAAATATATTATTACAGAGAGTAAAGATGGTATCATCATAATTGATCAACAAATCGCATTTGAAAGGGTTATCTATGAGAAGCAACTACAGAGCCTTTCAACTATAGATACTTCTTCTCAACAACTCTTATTCCCGATTAACTTCTCATTGCCTGCTGGAGACGCTGTATTATTCCAAGAAATAAGAGAAAACTTATCTCAAATAGGGTTCGAAATAGAAAATTTTGGAAAAAACAGCTATGTTATTCAAGCTCGTCCGTCTTCAATAAAAGATGACGATGTAAGTGGACTGATTGAGACCGTATTAGAAGATTTAAAAAACTATACAAGTTCTGTATCGGATGGTTATAATGAAAGAATAGCAAGAAGCATGGCCAAAAGAGTTGGTGCGTCTAAATATGGTAAATTAGACGTTTTGGAAATTAACAATTTGGTTGCACAGCTTTTCTCTTGCGATATGCCTCACATTTCTCCTGATGGAAAAAACATATTTAAAAGCATAGCTACACATGAGTTAGCGTCAATGCTAACAGAATAACTTAGTAGAATTGAATCAGTTTAGACCAAGCACATTTAAAGTACTTCCGGATATAGTAAAGAATTTACTTATCATCAATGGTTTGTTTTTTTTGGCAACCATTACTATTGATAACGTATTCAACTTTGATATAACAAAACTTCTAGGCCTATACCCTATCGGCTCCGCGAATTTCAATATGTATCAATACGCTACATACATCTTTATGCATGCCACGATGGGGCATATTATATCAAACATGTTCTCACTATGGATGTTTGGCAGTACAATTGAGAATTACTGGGGACCAAAAAAATTCTTGATCTATTATCTCGTAACAGGTATCGGTGCGGGTGTATTGTTTTCTTTTTATACCTACTATAACACATCTCAATTACTAGCCAGTGTTGAAATGCTTCAGAATGGGGCTACACCTGATTTATTTAGAGCTTTTGTATCCGAACACGTATCTGGCACGTATGGCTCTATCAGAGAAAGTTTCTATGAACAATGGATGAACAACCCGGATGAAATATATTACAAAGACCAAGCCGTGGCATTCGCACAACAAGTAGTAAACCGCCGATTAGAACAACCAACAATTGGGGCTTCAGGCTCTGTATTTGGTATTTTACTTGCATTCGGAATGCTTTTCCCAAATATGGAACTTCGACTCTATTTTCTCGTTCCCATAAAGGCAAAATACTTTGTAATAGCTTATGGAGCGTTCGAGTTATACAACGGTGTTAGCAACAACCCAGGTGATAATATAGCACACTTTGCACATCTTGGCGGAATGCTTATTGGTTTCTTACTTATTAAATATTGGGATTCAAATAGGGATCAAAATCAATTCAATTAGATGAGTGCAATTCAAGACGAGATAAACAAAGTGTTTAAGAAGAAAGATAATCAGCTAATTATCTTAATTTTTGTAAATGTTGCTGCCTATTTAATTCTTAATATAATCGGGAATTTCGGAGGGAGTTCGGCATTCGAATATATAACCAATTGGTTCACACTATCAAGTGAACCAAGTAAGTTCATTACACATTTCTGGACAATCTTTACTTACATGTTCGTTCATTACGAATTCATGGGTCATCTTCTATTCAACATGCTTTGGCTCTACTGGATGGGACAATTATTCGAGAGTCAACTTGGATCAAAAAGACTAATGGGACTTTATCTACTAGGCGGCTTAGCAGGTGGTGTTCTGTATTTTATTCTCTATTTATTTATCGACCAAGGTTCATACCTACTTGGAGCTTCAGCAGGTGTAATGGCTATTGTTATTGCCGTCGCAACACTTATTCCAAATCAAAAAGTTAACCTAATGTTTATTGGACCTGTTGCATTAAAATACGTGGCAGCCGTAATTTTCATTTTAACTTCAATAACCGATTTTCAAGAAAATACAGGTGGAAAAATCGCACATATAGGTGGCGCTCTGATGGGATATATTTACATTATCCAATTCCGAAAAGGAAAAGATTACGCAGGAAATTTCTATGGATTCCTGACAGCACTACTCAAAGGAATTACTAGAAAGAAATCTTCTTTAAAAGTTGCCCATAAACGGCCCGAAACAGACGATCAATATCAAAAACGCAAGAGCACCAACCAGAGGCAAATAGATATTATTTTAGATAAAATATCCAAAAGCGGCTATGAGAGTCTAAGTGCAGAAGAAAAAAGAATTCTTTTCGACGAAAGCAATAAAAATTAACAAAAGAATATTCGTTGAAAAATCTTACCACACGACTCGTATTATATATTAATTATTTTTTCGCGTTTCTTCTTGGACTCGCCTATTTAAATCCATTTATAGATGCATCTATATTTTGGGTTACTGCCTTCTTAGGTATTGTTTTTCCATATCTCGTTATAGCAAACTTTCTCTTCGTTGTTTTCTGGGGGCTAGTGAAATCAAATAAAATTTTTATCTCACTCTTACTTCTTATAGCTGGTTACAGCTACTATCCGAGCATGATTCAATTCAACCTAGCCGGAGGGGGAAAACCTTCAGTTAAATCATCTATTAAGGTAATGTCTTACAATGTGCGACTATTTGATTTGTATGGCTGGCGAAAAGAAAAAGAAACAAAGAATGATATAATGAATCTTGTTCTTGAAGAAAACGCTGATATAGTATGCTTTCAGGAGTTTTTCTATTCCGATGATAAGAGCTACTATAAGACTCTTGAAACAATTAAAGAAATTCCAAAAACTAAATACGAGCATATACAGGATATAGAATGGGACACAAGAAAAAAACACCATTGGGGAATTGCAACTTTTAGCAAATACCCAATTTTCAATAAAGGTCAAGTTCGCTTTGATAACCAAGGAAATGATCTCTGTATATATAGTGATATCGTTATCGAAACAGATACAATAAGAGTGTACAACCTTCACTTAGCTTCAGTAGGCCTTAAAAGAGAAGATTATGCTTTCTTAGACAAATTGAATGATACAGATAACCAAGAGCAGATAAAAGGACTGACAACGATCAGCTTAAGAATAAAAGATGCTTTTGCTCGACGCTCCGGTCAAGCAAAAAAAATCAAGGAGCACATGGATAAATGCAATTACCATACATTAGTTTGTGGTGACTTTAATGACACGCCTTTTAGTTATGTGTTTAATACTATCGCTAATGATATGATGGATTCTTTCGAAAACGGTGGACAGCTTATGGGTCCTACTTATATCGGGAAATTCCCATCTGTCCGGATAGATTTCATACTCCACAGTAACCAAATAAAGTCAGATAATTACAATAGAATAAACAAAGAGTATTCAGATCATTATCCAATTACTACATACCTAAGTTTCCAGAAAGAGACTAATTTGTAATTTGGACCCTTTTCAACACTAATGCTTTTAAAGGATTCGTTCCTAGTCCTTCAACGTTTTTTTGCGTTAAAAACAATACTTCATCATAGAACAAAGGAACAATTGGAGCTTCCTCAACAAGAATGCTATCCATTTTCTGATGATAAGTATGCCTAATCGAGTCATTCAATTCAATAATAGCTTTCTCATAAAGAGCATCAAACTCCTTGTTATTAAATCTGGTATTATTAAGACTATTGGGATTGGGACTGTAAAACAAACCTAAAAAATTAGCTGCATCACGGTAATCGCCCACCCAGTTTCTTTGAAAGAAATTTAACCCTGAACTTGTTCTCTTTTGACGATGTATAGCAGTAGGATTAATATTTAACTCTATCTCAATACCAATATCCGCTAATTGCCCCTGAACAAATTCGTAAATCTCCTTTTCAGTTGTTGTCATTCCTAACGACAATTTAGGCAGACCCTCTCCATTCGGGAAACCAGCTTTCCTCAATAAAGCCCTTGACTTATCCGGATCGTAAGCAAATCCCTTCACTATTTTCTCATTATAAGAAGGCATCCCTTTAGGTACAAAACCTGAAATTGCTGGATAACCAATCCCGCCTCTTACATACTCTATTAATTTCTTTTTATTTATTCCATAATTAATTGCCTGCCGAACCTCCTTAATAGCATATGGACTGCCTTTAACCATGTCCAAACTTTCATCCATTAAAAAACCTAAATAATCTGTTTTAAGCCAAGTCTGTTTCTCTACTTTAATTCTACCCTTGTACTTATCCGTTAATTCTCCGTTCCTATGAAACACTTCATCCTTTAAGGAAGGAGGTAACTGCCCTGAATAGCAATCTAAGTTTCCTTTCAAAAACTCAAGAAACTCTACGTTACGTTGTGGATCTGAGCTAAAAGAGATAGCGACCGCATCTAAATAAGGAAGCCTAGTAGTGTCCTCAAATTCAAAATAGCTGTCATTCTTCACCAAAACGATCTTTATACCCTCTTTCCATAATTTAAATTTAAATGGTCCGGTTCCGATTGGGTTTCTTCTAAATTCCTTCCCGTAATGCTCTACAATCTCATAAGGCACTACAGAGAAATAAGCCATGGTTAATTTGGAAAGAAAAGAGGATGAAGGACGTTTAAGAAAGATCTTCAGGGTAGAATCGTTCTCTGCAACGAAGCCCAAATGATTGCTTTTTTCGCTATCGTCGATATTTTTAAGAAGCCACCCCCCTGTGGAAGCAACCTCCATATCTGTTAACCGGAAGTAGCTGTTCACAAAATCAGAAGCTACAACTTTTCGCCCCTTACCTTCTTTAAACAATTCATGGTCGTGAAAAAAAACATCGTCTCTTAAGCTAAACCTATACACCAAACCATCTTCGCTCACCTCCCAAGACTTAGCAATACTTGGCTGGATACCAAGAGTTTCATCCATTTGAACTAAACCATTAAACATTTGAGAAATAACCCACATGTCTTCAACATTTCCTGCATAAGCAGGATCTAAAGAAACTATCCCTCCTGGCTCATTGTACCTAAAAACCGTTTTCCCTTCTCCACTATTTCTTCCATTTGAACAGCCTACAATCACTAAAATAGCGGCAAAATAAATGCATTCCTTAATTCTCATTATTTGTAATTATTATATCCGGTAATGATATTAATTCCGTTCAGATGTTGAAT is from Flavobacteriales bacterium and encodes:
- a CDS encoding rhomboid family intramembrane serine protease, which codes for MNQFRPSTFKVLPDIVKNLLIINGLFFLATITIDNVFNFDITKLLGLYPIGSANFNMYQYATYIFMHATMGHIISNMFSLWMFGSTIENYWGPKKFLIYYLVTGIGAGVLFSFYTYYNTSQLLASVEMLQNGATPDLFRAFVSEHVSGTYGSIRESFYEQWMNNPDEIYYKDQAVAFAQQVVNRRLEQPTIGASGSVFGILLAFGMLFPNMELRLYFLVPIKAKYFVIAYGAFELYNGVSNNPGDNIAHFAHLGGMLIGFLLIKYWDSNRDQNQFN
- a CDS encoding rhomboid family intramembrane serine protease; the protein is MSAIQDEINKVFKKKDNQLIILIFVNVAAYLILNIIGNFGGSSAFEYITNWFTLSSEPSKFITHFWTIFTYMFVHYEFMGHLLFNMLWLYWMGQLFESQLGSKRLMGLYLLGGLAGGVLYFILYLFIDQGSYLLGASAGVMAIVIAVATLIPNQKVNLMFIGPVALKYVAAVIFILTSITDFQENTGGKIAHIGGALMGYIYIIQFRKGKDYAGNFYGFLTALLKGITRKKSSLKVAHKRPETDDQYQKRKSTNQRQIDIILDKISKSGYESLSAEEKRILFDESNKN
- the mutL gene encoding DNA mismatch repair endonuclease MutL; this translates as MSNIIQLLPDVVANQIAAGEVIQRPASTVKELMENAIDAEALTIQLIIKDAGKSLIQVIDDGKGMSEVDLRMSIERHATSKIKLAADLFALNTFGFRGEALASISAISHMVINSKPDNNDLGSQLIVEGGKVKSQEPDHCAKGTCISIKNLFYNVPARRNFLKSDAVETKHIIEEFLKVALINPDKQFELHHNNSEIYHLPSGPFRQRIVDIFGKGYNQKLVPVNEDTNILKISGFIGKPEFAKKTRGEQYFFVNNRYIKSSYLHHAVNSAYDQLLPHKNHPSYFLTLEIDPSLIDINIHPTKNEIKFENEREIYAIVMATVKNSLGKYNIVPSIDFEMEADITPNSISLNHHIVEPKISVDTDYNPFSTDSSNSSSSNRDLIPKSKKSPLEKSNIENWGKMFAQQEVIVDNNTDLIFQPENEEQGFLNESWQSDTLDEKSTPTNFQVLNKYIITESKDGIIIIDQQIAFERVIYEKQLQSLSTIDTSSQQLLFPINFSLPAGDAVLFQEIRENLSQIGFEIENFGKNSYVIQARPSSIKDDDVSGLIETVLEDLKNYTSSVSDGYNERIARSMAKRVGASKYGKLDVLEINNLVAQLFSCDMPHISPDGKNIFKSIATHELASMLTE
- a CDS encoding ABC transporter substrate-binding protein; this translates as MRIKECIYFAAILVIVGCSNGRNSGEGKTVFRYNEPGGIVSLDPAYAGNVEDMWVISQMFNGLVQMDETLGIQPSIAKSWEVSEDGLVYRFSLRDDVFFHDHELFKEGKGRKVVASDFVNSYFRLTDMEVASTGGWLLKNIDDSEKSNHLGFVAENDSTLKIFLKRPSSSFLSKLTMAYFSVVPYEIVEHYGKEFRRNPIGTGPFKFKLWKEGIKIVLVKNDSYFEFEDTTRLPYLDAVAISFSSDPQRNVEFLEFLKGNLDCYSGQLPPSLKDEVFHRNGELTDKYKGRIKVEKQTWLKTDYLGFLMDESLDMVKGSPYAIKEVRQAINYGINKKKLIEYVRGGIGYPAISGFVPKGMPSYNEKIVKGFAYDPDKSRALLRKAGFPNGEGLPKLSLGMTTTEKEIYEFVQGQLADIGIEIELNINPTAIHRQKRTSSGLNFFQRNWVGDYRDAANFLGLFYSPNPNSLNNTRFNNKEFDALYEKAIIELNDSIRHTYHQKMDSILVEEAPIVPLFYDEVLFLTQKNVEGLGTNPLKALVLKRVQITN
- a CDS encoding endonuclease/exonuclease/phosphatase family protein is translated as MKNLTTRLVLYINYFFAFLLGLAYLNPFIDASIFWVTAFLGIVFPYLVIANFLFVVFWGLVKSNKIFISLLLLIAGYSYYPSMIQFNLAGGGKPSVKSSIKVMSYNVRLFDLYGWRKEKETKNDIMNLVLEENADIVCFQEFFYSDDKSYYKTLETIKEIPKTKYEHIQDIEWDTRKKHHWGIATFSKYPIFNKGQVRFDNQGNDLCIYSDIVIETDTIRVYNLHLASVGLKREDYAFLDKLNDTDNQEQIKGLTTISLRIKDAFARRSGQAKKIKEHMDKCNYHTLVCGDFNDTPFSYVFNTIANDMMDSFENGGQLMGPTYIGKFPSVRIDFILHSNQIKSDNYNRINKEYSDHYPITTYLSFQKETNL